Genomic segment of Dactylococcopsis salina PCC 8305:
GCAATTCAAGAAGCACTCAAACACTGTCGAGATGTAGATAATGACCTCGTAGAAGCACAAGAAACCCGACGCATTTTAGATCGGTTGTATGGTTACACCCTCTCCCCCTTATTATGGAAAAAGGTGGCGCGTGGACTTTCAGCAGGACGAGTGCAATCAGTAGCAGTGCGCCTAATTGTGGAGAAGGAACGAGAACGCCGTGCGTTTAAAAGTGGTAGTTACTGGGATTTAAAGGCAACTTTAGAACAGAAAAAAAGTGAGTTTGAAGCGAAACTAACCACCCTCGGTGGGAAAAAACTTGCCACTGGTAGCGATTTTGATCCTAAAACTGGGAAAATTGCCAAAGGGCGAGATGTGGTATTACTCAACGAAGCCGAAGCAAACGCCCTCAAAGATCGTCTTAGCGATAAACAGTGGACAGTGAAACAGGTGGAAGAACGTCCCACCACTCGTAAACCGTCTCCTCCCTTTACCACTTCTACACTGCAACAGGAGTCAAACCGTAAATTAAAAATTTCGGCACGGGATACGATGCGAACCGCTCAAAGTTTGTATGAAAACGGTTATATTACCTATATGCGGACCGATTCGGTGCATCTTTCCGAACAAGCGATTAGTGCGGCGAGAACCTGTGTGACCGAAAAGTATGGTAAAGAATATTTGTCTCCGAAACCTCGTCAATATAGCACCAAAAGTAAAGGCGCACAGGAAGCACACGAGGCAATTCGTCCCGCAGGGGAAACCTTCCGTTCTCCTCAAGAAACAGGGCTACAAGGACGAGAATTAGCCCTCTATGATTTGATTTGGAAACGGACGATCGCCAGTCAGATGGCGAATGCTAAGTTAACTCAAATTTCCGTTCAGTTGGCGGTAGAAGATGCAGAATTTCGATCGAGCGGGAAACGCATTGATTTTGCAGGGTTTTTCCGTGCTTATGTAGAAGGATCAGACGATCCCGAAGCGGCGCTAGAAAACCAAGAAGTGATCTTACCCGACTTAAAAGAAGGCGACCATCCCAACTGTAAAAACCTGGAATCTCTCGGTCACGAAACCCAGCCCCCCGCCCGTTATACAGAAGCCTCACTGGTGAAAATGTTAGAAAGTGAAGGCATTGGACGACCGAGTACCTACGCCAGTATTATTAGTACAATCATCGATCGAGGCTATGTGCAAATGCGCGGTAATGCCCTCACGCCAACCTTTACCGCCTTTGCCGTCACCAGCCTACTAGAACAGTATTTTGGGGAACTGGTTGATCCTCATTTTACCGCTCGTATGGAAAAAACCCTCGACCACATCGCCGCCGGAAAAGCCGACTCCACCCCCTATCTAGAAAAATTCTACTTTGGGGAAAAAGGACTGAATACCCTAGTGGAAGAAAAAGAAAACGAAATTGACTCCAGCAACGCGAAAGCCGTTCATTTGGATAACATTGACGTAAAAATCAAAATTGGTTATTTCGGTCCTTACCTCGAAACAGAAAACGGAGACGGAGTAGTTACCGCCTCCATCCCTCAAGACTTAACCCCGGCCGATCTCAACCCCGAACAAGTAGAGGTCTTACTGCGTCAAAAAACCGAAGGACCCGACCAAGTAGGAATTCATCCAGAAACTGGAGACCCCATCTTTATCAAAATTGGTCGTTATGGTCCCTATGTGGAATTGGGAGAAGAAACAGAAGGGAAGAAGAAACCAAAACGCTGTTCCCTTCCCAAAGGAACACAACCCGAAGATGTCACCCTAGAGATGGCGGTAAAACTACTGTCTCTTCCCCGTCATTTAGGAGAACATCCCACCACTGGCGCACCGATTAAAACCGCCATTGGTCCTTATGGTCCCTATGTAGTACATGATCAAGGCAAAGAGGGAAAAGACTATCGTTCCTTGAAAAAAGAAGATGATGTATTAAGCATCGAATTAAACCGCGCTTTAGAACTGCTTTCCCAACCGAAAAAAAGTCGTCGCGGTAATCAAAAAGAACTGATTAAAGAATTAGGGAATCATCCTGATAACGAGAAACCCGTTAAGTTATACAAAGGTCCTCATGGCCCTTACATCAATCATGGTCGGAAAAATGCCTCTCTGCCTGAAGGGGAATCTCCTGATAAGATGACTTTAGAACGAGCGGTAGAATTATTAGCAGAAAAAACGAAAACCAGTAGTAAAACCACTGCTAAAAGTAAAACGGGTACGAAAAAAAACACTGGAACAAAAACCAAAACGACCCGCAAGAAAAAAACCGAATAACACTCGTACAACAAACAACAAACAACAAATAACAAACAACAAATAACAAATAACAAATAACAAATAACAAATAACAAATAACAAATAACAAACAACAAACAACAAACAACAAATAACAAATAACAAACAATGATTATTCGTAGTCCCAAACCCTGGCAAAAAGAACGTCCTCCCATTACCGCCAAACGATTATATCTTAACCGCCGTCATTTTATTAAAAGTCTCATTGGTGCGAGTTTAGGCGCAACTGCTTTTTCTCTTACTGGTTGTCAAACTTCTGAATCAAAACAAGCACTAAAAAATAGTCTCAAGCAACCGAAAATTTCTCCCCTAACCACGAATCCGAATTTTGCGTCCGTAGAACGTCCCATTACTGATGAAATTTTAGCGGGAAGTTATAACAATTTTTACGAATTTGGTGGCAATAAGTCCATTTGGTTAAAAGCCCAAAACTTACCGACAGAAAACTGGAAAGTAGAAGTGACAGGCTTAGTTAAAAATCCGAAAACTTATGATTTAGATGAGATTAAAAAACAGTTTCCCATTGAAGAAAGGATTTATCGCTTTCGTTGTGTGGAAGCCTGGTCAATGGTTTTACCCTGGGTGGGGTTTCCGATGCGCGAATTGATCAAAGCAGTAGAACCCACTGCTAAGGCGAAGTTTGTTCGCTTTACTTCTCGATATGACTCCGAGATTATGCCAGGTCCGACGTTGCATTTTGGCGGCTTACCCTGGCCCTATACTGAATCATTACGCTTGGATGAAATGGCGAATGAGTTAGCGTTTTTTGCCATTGGCATTTATGGGGAAGAATTACCGAAACAACATGGCGCACCCATTCGGGCAGTTTTACCGTGGAAATATGGGTTTAAAGGGGCAAAATCGATCGTTAAAATTGAATTTGTCGCGGAACAACCCGACACTTATTGGCATACCCTTGTCCCCAATGAATATGGTTTAATTGCCAATGTTAATCCTGATGTTCCTCATCCTCGTTGGTCCCAAGCGACGGAAAAGTTTATTAGTAATGGACCGAATTTATCTTGGGAAATGAAGGAAACGCAATTGTATAACGGTTATGGGGAATATGTGGCGGCGTTGTATTAGGCTGGAAATCACCTCAATATGTTTCAAACCACACGAAAACGCCTAGCTTTATGGTATGCCGTTGTGACGGCAGTTTTATTACTTTTGTTCGCCACAGGGGTCTATTGTTATGTGCGGAGTACGCTGATTGAACGGATTGATGATACTTTAAAGCACGTGGTAGAAGTTGTGGAACGATCGCTGATCATTGAACCGATCGCAATTTCAGATCATGGCTATCGTCTCAATATTGAAGCCAGCTTTCGCAATGATACGGAAACGGTAGAGGATGATCATATTGATTTAGAATGGTTTGATCCACAAGGAAAGTTACTGTGGTCAACGTTTTCTGATGGGTTTAATTATCCCCTACATAAAAATCGTCCAGTGGAGACGGTTCACATTTCCTCTGGCTATCTTCTCCGTCAAGTGACTGAACCCGTGACTTTCGGAAAACAAACGTTGGGTTATCTGCGAGTGAGTCATCCCTGGTTTGAGGTGACAAAACCGATCCGACAATTGCTGTTAGATTTGATTATGGGGATTAGTGCCATGGTGGTTTCGGTAGCGGGAATTAGTTGGTGGTTATCGGGGATTGCGATTCAACCAGTAAAGGAATCCTATCAAAGTTTAAAACAGTTTACCGCCGATGCGTCCCATGAGTTACGAAATCCGATCGCGATGATTCAAACCAATGTTCAAATGGCGTTAGCTTACCCTGATGATGCGTCACAACAGCAACAGTTACAGGTGATTGAACGGTTGACACAACGTTTGGGAAGATTGGTGAATGATTTGTTATTTTTAGCGCGATCGGACAGTGGGATGATGGAAACGAAACGACAATCGGTTTCTTTGGATGCGTTGTTAATGGAAGTGATGGAGGAACAAAGCGCGATCGCGCAACAAAAGGGAATTGAACTTAACTTTACAATTCCAGAAACCGATCAAGGGTTGACCCTCAATGGTGATTGGGATCAATTAGCGCGACTGTTTACGAACTTAATCAGCAATGCGATCGAGCATTCCCTTCCCCATCAAACCACTGTTTCTCCCCAGATTACCATTCAACTGCAACGTCTCAAACGTAACCATCACGATTATCTCAAAGTAGAAGTAGAAGACACAGGGAAAGGAATCCCAGAAACCGAATTACCTCACCTGTTCGATCGATTCTATCGGGTGTCTCCCTATCCCAAAGCAACGGAAAATCAGCAAGTCACTGGCGCGGGATTAGGGTTAGCGATCGCGCAAGCAATTGTTAACAATCATCAGGGACAAATTTCTGTTAATAGTGTTAGAGAAAAGGGAACAACCTTCATCGTCATGCTTCCCCTTCATTAATCTTAGATCAGGTTCGCTCAATAATAAAAAGTAGGGTGGGCATTGCCCACCCTACTCATTGTTCCCCCCTTTCCAAGCAGTAGGGGGAATTTATTCCCCCCTTTCAAAGGGGGGTTAGGGGGGATTTACTGTAACTTAACTTTTCAAAAATAGTATTACAAATGAGAAATCAAAAATCATTTACCCTGATTCTTATCATCTTACTTGGTGCAATTTTAAGACTGATAAATCTGGAGAGAAAACCGCTTTGGCTAGATGAAATCATTACAGGATTATTTACCTTTGGACAAGGCTATGATGTCATTCCCAGAGAGACACTGTTTCCCGTAGAAACAATTTCTAATTTGTTGACTTATCAGCCACAAACTTGTTCCGAAATTGCTCAATTTTTAATCCAGGAATCAACGCATCCACCACTATTTTTTTGTTTGCTTCATCAATGGTTAGGCGGAATCCATGCTTTCAGTTTTTTCGAGATTCCTTTAGCCATTCAGTTACGCAGTTTACCAGTAATTTTCGGGGTGATTGCGATTCTTATTTCCTATTATCTCAATCAACAGGCTTTTTCTCAAACCGCAGGATTAATGAGTGCTGGAATTATTGCGGTTTCCCCATTTGCCGTTTATTTATCACAAGAAGCGCGACAATATACCCTACTTTTAATTTTAATCTCGATCGCGCTTTTAGCTCTCATTCAGATTCTTAAACCCGTTAAAAATGCTTGGATTTATTGGTTGCTGTGGGGAATTACCAATAGTTTAGGCGGTTACACTCACTATTTTTTTATCCTCTCTTTTGTCGCTCAAACTCTCATTTTAGTTTTATACTTTCTCTGGAAATCTCCTCGTAAACTCTTTTTATTATTTAGTGTAATTGTTGGCATTATTTTGAGTTATCTTCCCTGGTTTCCAGCCTTAATAACTCATTTTTCTAGTTCAACAACTGACTGGCTTCCTGATTCTGATTTATTTTCCCCGATCTATCAGTTATTACTCGGTTTTTTAGTCATGGTGATTACGCTTCCCGTGGAAAACCAACCGATTTTGATACAAGTTATTTCAGGAAGTCTCATGCTAAGTTTTGGCGGCTGGTTAATCTATCAGTTTAGTTTGGGGTATCGGCGACTCTTACAAAATAAGACGACTAAAAAAGCGACATTGGTTTTATCTTTATATCTGGGTTTGGTGTTACTGCAATTTTTATTTATTATTTATGTTTTAGATAAAAATATCTCGATCGCACCTCGTTATAATTATGTCTTCTATCCTGCGATTTGTTCCCTTTTGGGGGCGAGTTTTTCCGTTGGGTTTTATCCCCCCTTACCCCCCTTAGAAAAGGGGGGGAATTATCGAGATTCCCTTAAAAGGGGGGGAGTGATTCTAGTTGGAATAATTAGTAGTTTGTTTGTGGTATTTAATCTCTTTTTTCTAAAACCCTATTTACCAGAAGTTACCGCGCAGCGTTTTGATCAATCTTCTGACTCTATTTTAATTGTTATGGGTTATAAAGATGAAATGGATTTAGCATTAGGCTTAAGTTATGGGTTAGCTTTCAGTCAAATTCAAGATCAAGATTTAAATCATCAATTTATCTTTTATAATCGCGATCGAGGCTACGATCGCATTTGGCAAGAAATCAGTCAATTAGAAATCAAAGTGTCTGATTTATGGGTAATTGGAACTGGCTTAAAACAAGTGGCGTTTCCAGACGAATTAGGTTTAAATAATAATCAGCAAAATTGTCAGCGCGATCAAAAAAATTATTATCGAATTGGCATCCCTTACCAACGTTACAATTGTCAGTTTAATTATAGCAATCTCAGAATCAGATATGAGAAGGGAATGCAATCTAGTTCCCCCAAAATTGGGGGTTAGGAGGCTGAGACTTCTCACCACTCATCTCTGATTACTATAGAGGGAGATTAGAATTTTTGAGAGTTGCTTGTATATTTTTTCTGTTGATGAAATTCCGACTCCTGTATCAGTGACAGAAAAATTAAGTTTGTTATTATATCTTTCTACTTTTAAGGTTACTGATCCTCGATCGGTAAATTTGATCGCATTATTCAGTAAATTAACTAATATTTGTTGTAGCTTGGTTCGATCGAGATCAACCGAATTAGGGATATTATCTCCACAGTTTAGATGAAACTCTAATCCTTTTAATCAGCGCCGTAAAGCTGTTGATAATAAGTTTGATATTCTTCGGATAACAAAGGTTCCCACCAGTGACGGTTTTCTAAATACCAAATTACGGTTTCTCGTAATCCTTCTTCCACAGTAACTGAGGGCTGCCATCCGAGTTCGTTTCTAATTTTACTCGCATCGATCGCATAACGTCGATCGTGTCCAGGACGATCTTTAACAAAGGTAATTAAATCGGAAGCTGAAGACACAGGAAGACTTGGCGCGAGTTCATCCATCAGTTGACAAAGCATCTTCACTAAATCAATATTTTTCACTTCATTATTCCCGCCGATATTATAAGTTTCGCCTGGTTTTCCCTTTTGAATTACCGTATCTAAGGCGCGACAATGATCAACCACATATAACCAATCTCGCACATTTTGACCATCCCCATATACAGGTAAAGGCTTTCCTAAAAGGATATTAATGCACATCAAAGGAATCAGTTTTTCTGGGTAATGATAAGCACCATAATTGTTAGAACAATTCGTGATGAAAGTGGGCAAGTTATAGGTATGATAATAAGCGCGAACTAAATGGTCACTCCCTGCTTTTGATGCGGAATAAGGACTATTCGGTGTATAAGGAGTGGTTTCCTTAAATGGCGGATCATTTGGCTCTAATGTGCCATAAACTTCGTCGGTGGAAACG
This window contains:
- the topA gene encoding type I DNA topoisomerase; the encoded protein is MSTLVIVESPTKARTIRKYLPNDYRVEASMGHVRDLPSSAKEVPAKVKEESWGRLGVNVEEGFKPVYVVPTDKKKVVRELKAALKEADELILATDEDREGESISWHLKELLNPKVPTKRMVFHEITREAIQEALKHCRDVDNDLVEAQETRRILDRLYGYTLSPLLWKKVARGLSAGRVQSVAVRLIVEKERERRAFKSGSYWDLKATLEQKKSEFEAKLTTLGGKKLATGSDFDPKTGKIAKGRDVVLLNEAEANALKDRLSDKQWTVKQVEERPTTRKPSPPFTTSTLQQESNRKLKISARDTMRTAQSLYENGYITYMRTDSVHLSEQAISAARTCVTEKYGKEYLSPKPRQYSTKSKGAQEAHEAIRPAGETFRSPQETGLQGRELALYDLIWKRTIASQMANAKLTQISVQLAVEDAEFRSSGKRIDFAGFFRAYVEGSDDPEAALENQEVILPDLKEGDHPNCKNLESLGHETQPPARYTEASLVKMLESEGIGRPSTYASIISTIIDRGYVQMRGNALTPTFTAFAVTSLLEQYFGELVDPHFTARMEKTLDHIAAGKADSTPYLEKFYFGEKGLNTLVEEKENEIDSSNAKAVHLDNIDVKIKIGYFGPYLETENGDGVVTASIPQDLTPADLNPEQVEVLLRQKTEGPDQVGIHPETGDPIFIKIGRYGPYVELGEETEGKKKPKRCSLPKGTQPEDVTLEMAVKLLSLPRHLGEHPTTGAPIKTAIGPYGPYVVHDQGKEGKDYRSLKKEDDVLSIELNRALELLSQPKKSRRGNQKELIKELGNHPDNEKPVKLYKGPHGPYINHGRKNASLPEGESPDKMTLERAVELLAEKTKTSSKTTAKSKTGTKKNTGTKTKTTRKKKTE
- the msrP gene encoding protein-methionine-sulfoxide reductase catalytic subunit MsrP; the encoded protein is MIIRSPKPWQKERPPITAKRLYLNRRHFIKSLIGASLGATAFSLTGCQTSESKQALKNSLKQPKISPLTTNPNFASVERPITDEILAGSYNNFYEFGGNKSIWLKAQNLPTENWKVEVTGLVKNPKTYDLDEIKKQFPIEERIYRFRCVEAWSMVLPWVGFPMRELIKAVEPTAKAKFVRFTSRYDSEIMPGPTLHFGGLPWPYTESLRLDEMANELAFFAIGIYGEELPKQHGAPIRAVLPWKYGFKGAKSIVKIEFVAEQPDTYWHTLVPNEYGLIANVNPDVPHPRWSQATEKFISNGPNLSWEMKETQLYNGYGEYVAALY
- a CDS encoding sensor histidine kinase, whose amino-acid sequence is MFQTTRKRLALWYAVVTAVLLLLFATGVYCYVRSTLIERIDDTLKHVVEVVERSLIIEPIAISDHGYRLNIEASFRNDTETVEDDHIDLEWFDPQGKLLWSTFSDGFNYPLHKNRPVETVHISSGYLLRQVTEPVTFGKQTLGYLRVSHPWFEVTKPIRQLLLDLIMGISAMVVSVAGISWWLSGIAIQPVKESYQSLKQFTADASHELRNPIAMIQTNVQMALAYPDDASQQQQLQVIERLTQRLGRLVNDLLFLARSDSGMMETKRQSVSLDALLMEVMEEQSAIAQQKGIELNFTIPETDQGLTLNGDWDQLARLFTNLISNAIEHSLPHQTTVSPQITIQLQRLKRNHHDYLKVEVEDTGKGIPETELPHLFDRFYRVSPYPKATENQQVTGAGLGLAIAQAIVNNHQGQISVNSVREKGTTFIVMLPLH
- a CDS encoding glycosyltransferase family 39 protein, whose protein sequence is MRNQKSFTLILIILLGAILRLINLERKPLWLDEIITGLFTFGQGYDVIPRETLFPVETISNLLTYQPQTCSEIAQFLIQESTHPPLFFCLLHQWLGGIHAFSFFEIPLAIQLRSLPVIFGVIAILISYYLNQQAFSQTAGLMSAGIIAVSPFAVYLSQEARQYTLLLILISIALLALIQILKPVKNAWIYWLLWGITNSLGGYTHYFFILSFVAQTLILVLYFLWKSPRKLFLLFSVIVGIILSYLPWFPALITHFSSSTTDWLPDSDLFSPIYQLLLGFLVMVITLPVENQPILIQVISGSLMLSFGGWLIYQFSLGYRRLLQNKTTKKATLVLSLYLGLVLLQFLFIIYVLDKNISIAPRYNYVFYPAICSLLGASFSVGFYPPLPPLEKGGNYRDSLKRGGVILVGIISSLFVVFNLFFLKPYLPEVTAQRFDQSSDSILIVMGYKDEMDLALGLSYGLAFSQIQDQDLNHQFIFYNRDRGYDRIWQEISQLEIKVSDLWVIGTGLKQVAFPDELGLNNNQQNCQRDQKNYYRIGIPYQRYNCQFNYSNLRIRYEKGMQSSSPKIGG
- a CDS encoding ATP-binding protein, whose amino-acid sequence is MPNSVDLDRTKLQQILVNLLNNAIKFTDRGSVTLKVERYNNKLNFSVTDTGVGISSTEKIYKQLSKILISLYSNQR
- the rfbB gene encoding dTDP-glucose 4,6-dehydratase — its product is MSRHLLVTGGAGFIGSNFVHYWLEHHPDDTIVVLDALTYAGNFENLKDLETCPNFHFVEGNITDRALVDQLLLNYQVNTIAHFAAESHVDRSILAPDAFIQTNIIGTFTLLEAFRHYSPKIETNPRFLHVSTDEVYGTLEPNDPPFKETTPYTPNSPYSASKAGSDHLVRAYYHTYNLPTFITNCSNNYGAYHYPEKLIPLMCINILLGKPLPVYGDGQNVRDWLYVVDHCRALDTVIQKGKPGETYNIGGNNEVKNIDLVKMLCQLMDELAPSLPVSSASDLITFVKDRPGHDRRYAIDASKIRNELGWQPSVTVEEGLRETVIWYLENRHWWEPLLSEEYQTYYQQLYGAD